One Paracoccaceae bacterium genomic region harbors:
- the yidD gene encoding membrane protein insertion efficiency factor YidD produces MSPLAHLVALPVRAYRLLLSPWVGHGCRFQPTCSAYALEALERHGAIRGSWLAIRRIGRCHPGGGSGYDPVPGADPEHDHGK; encoded by the coding sequence ATGAGCCCGCTTGCCCATCTGGTCGCCCTGCCCGTCCGGGCCTACCGCCTGTTGCTGAGCCCCTGGGTCGGTCATGGCTGCCGGTTCCAGCCGACCTGTTCGGCCTATGCCCTGGAGGCACTGGAGCGGCACGGCGCGATCCGGGGCAGTTGGCTGGCGATCCGGCGAATCGGGCGGTGCCATCCGGGGGGCGGGTCGGGATACGACCCGGTTCCGGGGGCAGACCCGGAGCATGACCACGGCAAGTGA
- the rnpA gene encoding ribonuclease P protein component: protein MTPPEDGQTGSDAGCPGSSAVLSYAMLSRRADFLRTAQARRQGTAGFLLQARDRRDGLPGVRVGFTCSKKIGNAVARNRAKRRLREAVRAVLPRLARPGWDYVLVGRPGATTEREFALLLSDLETALMTVHGGRR from the coding sequence ATGACACCGCCGGAGGATGGGCAGACAGGCAGCGATGCCGGGTGCCCCGGGTCCTCGGCGGTGTTGTCGTATGCGATGCTTTCCCGGCGGGCCGATTTCCTGCGCACGGCGCAGGCGCGGCGGCAGGGGACCGCGGGCTTCCTGCTGCAGGCAAGGGACCGGCGGGACGGGTTGCCCGGGGTGCGCGTGGGGTTCACCTGTTCCAAGAAGATCGGCAACGCCGTCGCCCGCAACCGGGCCAAGCGGCGCCTGCGCGAGGCCGTGCGGGCGGTTCTGCCCCGGCTGGCGCGGCCGGGCTGGGACTATGTGCTGGTAGGGCGGCCGGGTGCCACCACGGAGCGGGAGTTCGCGCTGCTGCTGTCCGACCTTGAAACCGCGCTGATGACTGTGCACGGGGGGCGGCGATGA
- the rpmH gene encoding 50S ribosomal protein L34: protein MKRTYQPSELVRKRRHGFRARMATKGGRLVLAARRAKGRKKLSA, encoded by the coding sequence ATGAAGCGCACCTATCAACCCTCGGAACTGGTCCGCAAGCGGCGCCACGGCTTCCGCGCGCGCATGGCCACCAAGGGCGGCCGCCTGGTTCTGGCCGCGCGCCGCGCCAAGGGCCGCAAGAAGCTTTCGGCCTGA
- a CDS encoding TVP38/TMEM64 family protein codes for MATGPHPKPAPKTGLARKLPFLAILCAAVAGAFLLRDHLGFEALAEHRETLIAFRDANYPLAALAFVLAYAAIVALSLPGATIATLTGGFLFGIFPGALFNVVAATAGAVAIFLAARAGFGAGIAQRIETGGGAAARLQAALRENEWSVLFLMRLVPAVPFFLANLIPAFVGVRLSRFAITTFLGIIPGGVVYTSVGAGLGKVFARGETPDLGIIFAPHVLGPILGLAALSALPILLKRWRRG; via the coding sequence ATGGCCACCGGCCCCCACCCGAAGCCCGCCCCGAAGACCGGGCTGGCACGCAAACTGCCCTTCCTGGCCATCCTGTGCGCCGCCGTGGCGGGGGCGTTCCTGTTGCGCGATCACCTGGGGTTCGAGGCGCTTGCCGAACACCGCGAGACGCTGATCGCGTTCCGCGACGCCAACTATCCGCTGGCGGCCCTGGCCTTTGTCCTGGCCTATGCCGCCATCGTCGCCCTGTCGCTGCCCGGTGCCACGATCGCCACGCTGACCGGCGGGTTCCTGTTCGGCATCTTTCCCGGCGCCCTGTTCAACGTCGTCGCGGCGACGGCCGGGGCCGTGGCGATCTTCCTGGCGGCCCGGGCGGGTTTCGGTGCCGGCATCGCGCAGCGCATCGAGACGGGCGGAGGCGCTGCGGCGCGCTTGCAGGCGGCGCTGCGCGAGAACGAATGGTCGGTGCTGTTCCTGATGCGGCTCGTGCCTGCCGTGCCGTTCTTTCTGGCGAACCTGATCCCGGCCTTCGTGGGCGTAAGGCTTTCGCGCTTTGCGATCACCACATTTCTGGGGATCATTCCGGGCGGTGTGGTCTATACCTCGGTCGGTGCCGGTCTGGGCAAGGTCTTTGCCCGGGGCGAGACGCCGGATCTGGGCATCATCTTTGCCCCGCATGTGCTGGGGCCGATCCTGGGTCTTGCCGCATTGTCGGCGCTGCCCATCCTTCTGAAACGCTGGCGCAGGGGCTGA
- a CDS encoding FAD-dependent oxidoreductase — MDRIDTDICVIGAGSGGLSVAAGAAQMGARVVLIEGAEMGGDCLNHGCVPSKALIAAAKAAHAQESGAGFGVAPVVPQVDFGAAKDHVAQVIAAIAPHDSQERFEGLGVRVIRDWARFTDPKTVEAGGCRITARRFVIATGSRPFVPPVPGLDAVPYLTNETVFGLRERPEHLIILGGGPIGIEMAQAHRRLGCRVTVVEAARALGREDAELAAVALARVRAEGVEIVEGTPATAIAGAAGAIRVTLGEGRVIEGTHLLVAVGRVVALDRLDLAAAGVDHDRRGVKVNASLRSVSNRRVYAVGDAAGGMQFTHLAGYHAGVVVRQIVLGLPARARTDHIPRATYTDPEIAQVGLTEDEARKEYGGRLTVLRVPFAGNDRAQAEGRTEGLLKVMVARGRPVGAGIAGPMAGELIAPWALAISARLGMSAMSAAVLPYPTMAEIGKRAAGAYFSPKLFDNPWIKRVVGLVQRYLP, encoded by the coding sequence ATGGATCGCATCGACACCGACATCTGCGTGATCGGCGCCGGCTCGGGCGGCCTGTCGGTTGCGGCCGGCGCGGCGCAGATGGGCGCGCGCGTCGTCCTGATCGAGGGGGCCGAGATGGGCGGCGACTGCCTGAACCATGGCTGCGTTCCGTCGAAGGCCCTGATCGCGGCGGCCAAGGCCGCCCATGCCCAGGAAAGCGGCGCGGGGTTCGGCGTGGCGCCGGTGGTGCCGCAGGTGGATTTCGGCGCCGCCAAGGACCATGTGGCGCAGGTGATCGCCGCCATCGCCCCGCATGACAGCCAGGAGAGGTTCGAGGGGCTGGGGGTGCGGGTGATCCGCGACTGGGCGCGGTTCACCGACCCCAAGACCGTCGAGGCGGGCGGCTGCCGGATCACCGCGCGGCGCTTCGTGATCGCCACGGGCTCGCGCCCCTTCGTGCCACCCGTACCGGGGCTGGATGCGGTGCCCTATCTGACGAACGAGACGGTCTTTGGCCTGCGCGAACGTCCCGAACACCTGATCATCCTGGGCGGCGGTCCGATCGGTATCGAGATGGCGCAGGCGCACAGGCGCCTTGGCTGCCGGGTCACGGTGGTCGAGGCGGCCCGGGCGCTCGGGCGCGAGGATGCCGAACTGGCCGCCGTGGCGCTGGCCCGGGTGCGCGCCGAGGGTGTCGAGATTGTCGAGGGCACGCCCGCCACCGCCATCGCGGGGGCTGCGGGCGCGATCCGGGTGACGCTGGGCGAAGGGCGTGTGATCGAGGGCACGCACCTGCTTGTGGCCGTGGGGCGGGTGGTGGCGCTGGACCGGCTCGATCTCGCGGCGGCGGGGGTGGACCATGACCGCCGGGGGGTGAAGGTGAACGCCTCGCTGCGCTCGGTCTCGAACCGGCGGGTCTACGCGGTGGGCGATGCGGCCGGGGGGATGCAGTTCACCCATCTTGCAGGCTATCACGCGGGGGTGGTGGTGCGGCAGATCGTGCTTGGCCTGCCGGCCAGGGCACGCACCGATCACATTCCCCGCGCCACCTATACCGACCCCGAGATCGCCCAGGTCGGCCTGACCGAGGACGAGGCGCGCAAGGAATACGGTGGCCGCCTGACGGTGCTTCGTGTGCCCTTCGCGGGGAATGACCGCGCCCAGGCGGAAGGCCGGACCGAGGGCCTGCTGAAGGTGATGGTCGCCAGGGGGCGCCCGGTGGGTGCGGGCATCGCCGGGCCGATGGCGGGGGAGCTGATCGCGCCCTGGGCACTGGCGATCTCGGCCCGGCTGGGCATGTCGGCCATGTCTGCCGCAGTGCTGCCCTATCCCACGATGGCGGAAATCGGCAAACGTGCGGCGGGCGCCTATTTTTCCCCGAAACTGTTTGATAATCCTTGGATCAAGCGTGTGGTGGGCCTCGTGCAGCGATACCTGCCCTAG